One part of the Streptomyces sp. NBC_00286 genome encodes these proteins:
- a CDS encoding chitinase, which produces MNRVPGMPGSGSTGSTGSRRRRWARALAAVLTGSALAFAGLAAQAPAAEQDADALPKHAVTGYWQNFNNGATVQKLSDVQSQYDIIAVAFADATGTPGAVTFNLDSAGLGGYTVDQFKADIKAKQAEGKKVIVSVGGERGTVSVNDSASATNFANSVHSLMQEYGFDGVDIDLENGLNATYMTQALRSLSEKAGASLVITMAPQTIDMQSTSNGYFQTALNIKDILTVVNMQYYNSGSMLGCDGKVYAQGSVDFLTALACIQLEGGLAPSQVGLGLPASPSGAGSGYVPPSVVNNALDCLTKGTNCGSFKPSKTYPDLRGAMTWSTNWDAAAGNAWSNAVGPHVHGLP; this is translated from the coding sequence ATGAACCGCGTACCAGGCATGCCCGGATCCGGATCCACCGGATCCACCGGATCCAGACGACGGCGATGGGCGCGCGCCCTGGCCGCCGTGCTGACCGGGTCCGCGCTCGCCTTCGCCGGCCTGGCCGCCCAGGCGCCGGCGGCGGAGCAAGACGCCGACGCCCTGCCCAAGCACGCCGTCACCGGCTACTGGCAGAACTTCAACAACGGCGCGACGGTGCAGAAGCTCTCCGACGTCCAGTCCCAGTACGACATCATCGCGGTCGCCTTCGCGGACGCGACGGGAACGCCGGGTGCGGTGACCTTCAACCTCGATTCGGCCGGGCTCGGCGGCTACACGGTCGACCAGTTCAAGGCGGACATCAAGGCCAAGCAGGCCGAAGGCAAGAAGGTGATCGTCTCGGTCGGCGGCGAACGCGGCACCGTGTCGGTCAACGACTCCGCGTCGGCGACGAACTTCGCGAACTCGGTCCACTCCCTGATGCAGGAGTACGGCTTCGACGGCGTCGACATCGACCTGGAGAACGGCCTGAACGCGACGTACATGACGCAGGCGCTCCGCTCCCTGTCCGAGAAGGCGGGCGCGTCGCTGGTCATCACGATGGCGCCGCAGACCATCGACATGCAGTCGACGTCGAACGGCTACTTCCAGACGGCCTTGAACATCAAGGACATCCTCACGGTCGTCAACATGCAGTACTACAACAGCGGTTCGATGCTGGGCTGCGACGGCAAGGTGTACGCCCAGGGGTCCGTGGACTTCCTGACGGCGCTGGCCTGCATCCAGTTGGAGGGCGGCCTGGCCCCGTCCCAGGTGGGCCTCGGCCTCCCCGCCTCCCCCAGCGGCGCGGGCAGCGGCTACGTCCCACCGTCCGTGGTGAACAACGCCCTGGACTGCCTGACCAAGGGCACGAACTGCGGTTCCTTCAAGCCGTCGAAGACGTATCCCGACCTGCGCGGCGCGATGACCTGGTCGACGAACTGGGACGCGGCGGCGGGCAACGCGTGGTCGAACGCGGTGGGACCGCACGTCCACGGGCTGCCCTAA
- a CDS encoding GNAT family N-acetyltransferase, with translation MLKGGKVGLRARHEDDIPILQAELYEDVVNQARADGRPWRPITPGSKDAPFVVDDKEQRHVKFSVVELDGGTLVGDATLWDIDNHNRSAHIGIELLPSSRGKGYGTDVVAVLCHYGFVVRGLHRLQIETVSDNVAMLTAAERNGFVREGVLRSAAWVMGEFLDEVLLGLLVQDWKPDSKG, from the coding sequence ATGCTTAAGGGTGGCAAGGTCGGGCTCAGGGCCCGGCACGAGGACGACATACCGATCCTGCAGGCCGAGCTCTACGAGGACGTGGTCAACCAGGCACGGGCCGATGGCCGGCCGTGGCGGCCGATCACACCCGGCTCGAAGGATGCGCCGTTCGTGGTGGACGACAAGGAGCAGCGGCACGTCAAGTTCTCCGTGGTGGAGTTGGACGGCGGCACGCTGGTCGGCGACGCGACGCTGTGGGACATCGACAACCACAACCGGTCCGCGCACATCGGCATCGAGCTGCTGCCGTCCTCCCGCGGTAAGGGTTACGGCACCGACGTGGTCGCGGTGCTGTGCCACTACGGTTTCGTCGTGCGCGGCCTGCATCGGCTGCAGATCGAGACGGTGTCGGACAACGTCGCGATGCTGACCGCCGCCGAGCGCAACGGATTCGTCCGCGAGGGCGTGTTGCGCTCCGCGGCCTGGGTGATGGGGGAGTTCCTGGACGAGGTGCTGCTCGGGCTCCTCGTCCAGGACTGGAAGCCGGACTCGAAGGGCTAG
- a CDS encoding SigE family RNA polymerase sigma factor, which yields MRLRGEDGYAEFAAARAGHLYRSACLLTGGDTHLAEDLVQETLGRLYVSWRRVSRVGNPAGYAQTVLTRTFLAHQRRRSSTERATDVLPDLADPHSAADDTPLRMTLLEALGQLSAKDRAVVVLRYWEDRSIEETADVMNVSSAAVRTRCVRALGRLRVLLGDGLSEYAAR from the coding sequence ATGAGACTGAGGGGCGAGGACGGCTACGCCGAGTTCGCTGCGGCGCGGGCCGGGCATCTGTACCGGTCGGCCTGTCTGCTGACCGGCGGTGACACGCATCTCGCCGAGGATCTCGTGCAGGAGACCCTCGGGCGGCTGTACGTCAGCTGGCGGCGGGTGTCGCGCGTCGGCAATCCCGCCGGGTACGCACAGACCGTCCTCACCCGTACGTTCCTCGCCCACCAGCGGCGGCGCAGCAGTACCGAGCGTGCCACCGACGTCCTTCCCGACCTGGCCGATCCGCACAGCGCCGCCGATGACACGCCGTTGCGGATGACCCTCCTGGAGGCGCTGGGGCAGCTGTCCGCCAAGGACCGGGCCGTCGTCGTCCTGCGGTACTGGGAGGACCGCAGCATCGAGGAGACCGCCGACGTGATGAACGTCAGCTCGGCGGCCGTGCGCACCCGCTGCGTACGGGCCCTCGGCCGGCTGCGGGTGCTTCTCGGCGACGGCCTCAGCGAGTACGCGGCCCGCTGA
- a CDS encoding Nramp family divalent metal transporter, with the protein MADTTGNTGKTAGNSGETASGEANSSPRKSSWKYIGPGIVVAATGVGAGDLVATLIAGSNFGYTLLWAAIIGCVVKISLAEAAGRWHLSTGRTLFDGWESLGRWTTWFFVVYVVIWGFVYGAAAMSSSGLPLQALFPDVMDLKWWAILTGLVGLVFVWFNKYAVFEKVMTVLVGVMFVVTVYLAIRVTPNLGDAFAGLLPVLPDEKDSILNTLGLIGGVGGTITLAAYGYWVNAKGWTNTGWMKVMRLDNRVAYATTGIFVIAMLIVGAELLHASNIAIASGDQGLVQLGGILEDEYGTATSKFFLIGFFATSFTSLIGVWHGVSLMFADFVERFRARRGASATGDEAAAKAKAEAGSGEAVASGAREKSWPFRAYLLWLTFPPMILLFEGQPFRLIILYGVLGAAFLPFLALTLVWLLNSSRTPREWRNGPLSNGMLVLAGLLFIVLCVKQIWDQPWSEFF; encoded by the coding sequence ATGGCGGACACCACGGGAAACACCGGCAAGACGGCGGGAAACTCAGGGGAAACGGCATCGGGCGAGGCCAACTCCAGCCCGCGTAAATCCAGTTGGAAGTACATCGGCCCCGGCATCGTGGTCGCAGCCACCGGCGTCGGCGCGGGCGACCTCGTCGCGACCCTCATCGCCGGCTCGAACTTCGGCTACACCCTCCTGTGGGCCGCCATCATCGGCTGCGTCGTCAAGATCTCCCTGGCCGAGGCGGCGGGCCGCTGGCATCTGTCCACCGGCCGCACCCTGTTCGACGGCTGGGAGAGCCTCGGCCGCTGGACGACGTGGTTCTTCGTCGTGTACGTGGTGATCTGGGGCTTCGTCTACGGCGCCGCGGCCATGTCGTCCTCGGGCCTCCCCCTCCAGGCGCTCTTCCCGGACGTCATGGACCTCAAGTGGTGGGCCATTCTCACCGGCTTGGTCGGCCTGGTCTTCGTCTGGTTCAACAAGTACGCCGTCTTCGAGAAGGTCATGACGGTCCTGGTCGGCGTCATGTTCGTGGTGACGGTGTACCTGGCGATCCGTGTCACCCCGAACCTCGGTGACGCCTTCGCGGGCCTGCTGCCCGTCCTCCCCGACGAGAAGGACTCCATCCTCAACACCCTCGGCCTGATCGGCGGCGTCGGCGGCACCATCACCCTTGCCGCGTACGGCTACTGGGTCAACGCGAAGGGCTGGACCAACACCGGCTGGATGAAGGTGATGCGCCTCGACAACCGCGTCGCGTACGCCACCACCGGCATCTTCGTCATCGCCATGCTCATCGTCGGCGCGGAACTCCTGCACGCCTCGAACATCGCCATCGCGAGCGGCGACCAGGGCCTCGTCCAGCTCGGCGGCATCCTGGAGGACGAGTACGGCACGGCGACGTCGAAGTTTTTCCTCATCGGCTTCTTCGCCACGTCGTTCACCTCGCTGATCGGCGTCTGGCACGGCGTCAGCCTGATGTTCGCGGACTTCGTCGAGCGCTTCCGGGCGCGCCGCGGGGCTTCAGCGACCGGCGACGAGGCGGCGGCCAAGGCCAAGGCCGAGGCCGGCTCCGGTGAGGCGGTGGCGTCCGGCGCCCGCGAGAAGTCCTGGCCGTTCCGCGCGTACCTGCTGTGGCTGACCTTCCCGCCGATGATCCTGCTGTTCGAGGGCCAGCCCTTCCGCCTGATCATCCTGTACGGCGTCCTCGGCGCGGCCTTCCTCCCCTTCCTCGCCCTCACCCTGGTCTGGCTCCTCAACTCCTCCCGCACACCGAGGGAATGGCGCAACGGTCCGCTCAGCAACGGCATGCTGGTGCTCGCGGGTCTGCTCTTCATCGTCCTGTGCGTGAAGCAGATCTGGGACCAGCCGTGGTCTGAGTTCTTCTGA
- a CDS encoding M14 family metallopeptidase codes for MRLRIRGRRTAFLGTLLALALAAPIAATTNSASGAPDQAPVAASEADREIRQYEVHMHSDSKSRTALQKSGVTVDDADQHTVFISGRADQVKKLRQLGYEVTPMGAVPDRTNGEKDVRPLDFPSADSRYHNFAEMNAEISQRLQAYPNIMSKRVIGKSYQGRDIVAIKISDNVATDESEPEVLMTHHQHAREHLTVEMALYLIRELGAGYGSDQRITNMVNNREIWILPDLNPDGGEYDIATGQYRSWRKNRQPNSGSSYVGTDMNRNWAYRWGCCGGSSGSPSSDTYRGRAAESAPEVKVVADFVRSRVVGGKQQIKAGIDFHTYSELVLWPFGYTYSDTTTGMTADDRNAFATVGGKMAASNGYTAEQSSDLYITDGSIDDWLWGDQKIFGYTFEMYPGSASGGGFYPPDEVIERETSRNRDAVLQLLENADCMYRSIGKEDQYC; via the coding sequence ATGCGGCTACGCATAAGAGGCAGGCGCACCGCCTTCCTCGGCACCCTCCTCGCGCTCGCCCTCGCGGCGCCCATCGCCGCCACGACGAACAGCGCGTCCGGCGCGCCCGACCAGGCCCCGGTGGCCGCGTCCGAGGCGGACCGCGAGATCCGCCAGTACGAGGTCCATATGCACTCGGACTCCAAGTCCCGTACGGCACTGCAGAAGTCCGGCGTGACGGTCGACGACGCCGACCAGCACACCGTGTTCATCTCCGGCCGCGCCGACCAGGTCAAGAAGCTGCGGCAACTCGGCTACGAGGTCACGCCGATGGGCGCCGTACCCGACCGGACGAACGGCGAGAAGGACGTACGGCCCCTGGACTTCCCCTCCGCCGACTCGCGCTACCACAACTTCGCCGAGATGAACGCGGAGATCAGCCAGCGGCTCCAGGCGTACCCGAACATCATGAGCAAGCGCGTGATCGGGAAGTCGTACCAGGGCCGGGACATCGTCGCCATCAAGATCAGCGACAACGTCGCGACCGACGAGTCCGAGCCCGAAGTCCTGATGACGCATCATCAGCACGCGCGCGAGCACCTCACCGTCGAGATGGCGCTGTATCTGATCCGCGAACTGGGCGCCGGTTACGGCTCCGACCAGCGCATCACGAACATGGTCAACAACCGCGAGATCTGGATCCTCCCGGACCTCAACCCGGACGGCGGCGAGTACGACATCGCGACCGGGCAGTACCGCTCCTGGCGCAAGAACCGGCAGCCCAACAGCGGCTCCTCGTACGTCGGTACGGACATGAACCGCAACTGGGCCTATCGCTGGGGCTGTTGCGGCGGCTCGTCCGGTTCGCCGTCCTCCGACACCTACCGGGGCAGGGCCGCCGAGTCCGCGCCCGAGGTGAAGGTCGTCGCCGACTTCGTCCGCAGCCGGGTCGTCGGCGGTAAGCAGCAGATCAAAGCGGGCATCGACTTCCACACGTACAGCGAGCTGGTGCTGTGGCCCTTCGGCTACACGTACTCGGACACGACCACCGGCATGACGGCCGACGACCGGAACGCCTTCGCCACGGTCGGCGGAAAGATGGCCGCCAGCAACGGCTACACGGCCGAGCAGTCCAGCGACCTCTACATCACGGACGGCTCGATCGACGACTGGCTGTGGGGCGACCAGAAGATCTTCGGCTACACCTTCGAGATGTACCCGGGGTCCGCGTCGGGCGGCGGTTTCTACCCGCCCGACGAGGTCATCGAGCGCGAGACGTCCCGCAACCGGGACGCGGTGCTCCAACTGCTGGAGAACGCGGACTGTATGTACCGGTCCATAGGCAAGGAGGACCAGTACTGCTGA
- a CDS encoding GntP family permease — MSETPPHTGGLLLLIDGTAGLLTIAALGIALLLFLIIKVRLQPFVALLAVSIAVGLSAGLSVTELFGTVQRSEAVSLIEDGMGGTLGHVAIIIGLGTMLGAVLEVSGGAEVLASRLLGLFGEHRAPLAMGLTGLIFGIPVFFDVGIFVLAPIVYAAAKRGGKSIVLYAMPLLAGLSMTHAFLPPHPGPVAAAGLLKVDLGWVILMGIVCGMPAVLAAWAWSAWIGRRLFVPVPQDMVEAADEAKAALAEEQRKDGVTPPEKPVPLSIVLAIIGTPLLLILMATFSSIAFDPSTGRSVIEFFGHPFVALTIALLLAYYLLGIRRGWSRKSLETVSSASLKPVGNILLVVGAGGIFGAVLQGSGVAQALSDTFNDVGLPVLVLSYLISLVLRVAQGSATVAIVTTAGIVAPLLSEGDHSQAFIALVIMAISAGSIFASHVNDGGFWIVAKYFGLSERDTLKTWTVLESVLSVAGFVVAAALSVFV, encoded by the coding sequence ATGTCCGAAACCCCACCCCACACCGGCGGCCTGCTCCTCCTCATAGACGGCACCGCAGGCCTGCTGACCATCGCAGCCCTCGGAATCGCCCTCCTCCTGTTCCTGATCATCAAGGTCAGACTCCAGCCATTCGTCGCCCTGCTCGCCGTTTCGATAGCCGTCGGGCTGTCAGCCGGACTCTCCGTCACCGAACTCTTCGGCACCGTCCAGCGATCCGAAGCCGTCTCGCTCATCGAGGACGGAATGGGCGGCACCCTCGGACACGTAGCGATCATCATCGGCCTCGGCACCATGCTCGGCGCCGTACTCGAGGTCTCCGGCGGAGCCGAGGTGCTCGCCTCCAGGCTGCTGGGCCTCTTCGGCGAGCATCGGGCCCCGCTCGCGATGGGCCTGACCGGCCTGATCTTCGGCATCCCCGTCTTCTTCGACGTCGGCATTTTCGTGCTCGCGCCGATCGTGTACGCGGCGGCCAAGCGCGGCGGCAAATCGATCGTGCTCTACGCGATGCCGCTGCTCGCCGGTCTGTCCATGACGCACGCCTTTCTGCCGCCGCACCCCGGCCCCGTCGCTGCCGCCGGACTGCTGAAGGTCGACCTCGGCTGGGTCATCCTGATGGGCATCGTCTGCGGCATGCCCGCCGTGCTCGCCGCTTGGGCCTGGTCCGCGTGGATCGGCAGGCGGCTCTTCGTGCCCGTACCGCAGGACATGGTCGAGGCGGCCGACGAGGCGAAGGCGGCGCTCGCCGAGGAGCAGCGCAAGGACGGCGTCACCCCGCCGGAGAAGCCGGTCCCGCTGAGCATCGTCCTCGCGATCATCGGCACCCCGCTGCTCCTGATCCTGATGGCGACGTTCTCCTCCATCGCCTTCGACCCCTCCACGGGCCGCAGCGTGATCGAGTTCTTCGGCCACCCCTTCGTCGCGCTCACCATCGCGCTGCTGCTCGCGTACTATCTCCTCGGCATCCGCCGCGGCTGGTCCCGCAAGTCCCTGGAAACCGTGTCGAGCGCCTCCCTCAAGCCGGTCGGCAACATCCTGCTGGTCGTCGGTGCGGGCGGCATCTTCGGTGCCGTGCTCCAGGGCAGCGGGGTCGCGCAGGCCCTCTCGGACACCTTCAACGACGTGGGCCTGCCGGTGCTCGTGCTCTCGTATCTGATCTCGCTGGTGCTGCGCGTGGCCCAGGGCTCGGCGACGGTCGCGATCGTGACGACGGCGGGCATCGTGGCTCCGCTCCTCTCGGAGGGCGACCACTCCCAGGCCTTCATCGCCCTCGTCATCATGGCGATCTCGGCCGGCTCGATCTTCGCCTCGCACGTCAACGACGGCGGCTTCTGGATCGTGGCCAAGTACTTCGGCCTCTCGGAGAGGGACACCCTGAAGACCTGGACCGTCCTGGAGTCGGTGCTGTCCGTCGCCGGGTTCGTGGTGGCGGCGGCGCTGAGTGTGTTCGTATAG
- a CDS encoding RidA family protein, producing MTEKIAITPKTHTTPPAKFSHGVKKGNILQVAGQVGFPPAVEGQPPTPAGPTLRDQTLQTLANVKSVLEEGGATWDDVMMIRVYLTDVDHFAEMNAIYNQYFEEQGLTGPPSARTTVYVGLPAGLLIEIDALAVLDS from the coding sequence ATGACGGAAAAGATCGCCATCACCCCGAAGACCCACACCACCCCGCCCGCCAAGTTCTCGCACGGAGTCAAGAAGGGGAACATCCTCCAGGTAGCCGGCCAGGTCGGCTTCCCGCCGGCGGTGGAGGGCCAACCGCCGACCCCCGCCGGACCGACCCTGCGCGACCAGACCCTCCAGACCCTCGCCAACGTCAAGTCGGTCCTCGAAGAGGGCGGCGCGACCTGGGACGACGTGATGATGATCCGCGTCTACCTGACGGACGTCGACCACTTCGCCGAGATGAACGCGATTTACAACCAGTACTTCGAGGAGCAGGGCCTCACCGGGCCGCCGTCGGCCCGCACGACGGTGTACGTAGGCCTCCCGGCAGGCCTCTTGATCGAGATCGACGCACTGGCAGTACTGGACAGCTGA
- a CDS encoding IclR family transcriptional regulator encodes MSQTVDRALSILPLLAEGPADLGQVAERLGVHKSTALRLLRTLHEHGLVYRQSDQRYRLGARLFALAQEAVENLDIREIAHPHLVRLNEQCGHTVHLAVYEDGEVLYIDKVESRYPVRMYSRIGKPVAITVAAVAKLLLADLPEPERRALAEKLDYPMYTARSIPNSRAFLEELATVREQGWATDLGGHEESINCVGAPIRGTDGRVVAAMSVSAPNVVVTADELLTLLPLVRRTAEAISHEYSGTAPLKDLKDLKEASS; translated from the coding sequence ATGAGCCAGACCGTCGACAGAGCGCTGAGCATCCTGCCGCTGCTCGCCGAAGGACCCGCCGACCTCGGCCAGGTCGCCGAACGCCTCGGCGTCCACAAGTCCACGGCTCTTCGCCTCCTCCGCACCCTCCACGAGCACGGCCTCGTCTACCGCCAGTCCGACCAGCGCTACCGCCTCGGCGCCCGCCTCTTCGCCCTCGCCCAGGAAGCCGTCGAGAACCTCGACATCCGCGAGATCGCCCACCCTCACCTCGTACGCCTCAACGAACAGTGCGGCCACACCGTCCACCTCGCCGTGTACGAGGACGGCGAGGTCCTCTACATCGACAAGGTCGAGAGCCGCTACCCGGTGCGCATGTACTCCCGTATCGGCAAACCCGTCGCCATCACCGTCGCCGCCGTCGCCAAGCTCCTCCTCGCCGATCTGCCCGAGCCCGAGCGCCGCGCCCTCGCGGAGAAGCTCGACTACCCGATGTACACGGCCCGTTCGATCCCCAACTCCCGCGCTTTCCTGGAGGAGTTGGCGACCGTACGCGAACAGGGCTGGGCCACCGACCTCGGCGGCCACGAGGAGTCCATCAACTGCGTCGGCGCCCCCATCCGCGGCACCGACGGCCGCGTCGTCGCCGCCATGTCGGTCTCCGCCCCGAACGTCGTCGTCACCGCCGACGAACTCCTCACGTTGCTCCCACTGGTGCGCCGTACGGCCGAGGCCATCAGCCACGAGTACTCCGGCACCGCCCCTCTCAAGGACCTCAAAGACCTCAAGGAAGCGAGCTCATGA
- a CDS encoding sugar kinase: MDVVTLGESMVTFLPSRPGRLADVPSFDRGIGGAESNVACGLAAAGHSVKWVSRVGADGFGRHLVERIAAHGVDTSAVRTDPSRPTGIYFRTAGERALTADADPARGVGGARGSRGADGVRGSGNLREPDAAGVSDRAGVSDRAGVSDRAGVSDSAGVSDSGAEGDLPAEVAYYRTGSAASAMSPANMPGEEIRSGRVLHLSGITAALSDDCLALLRDLTAPRPGRPLVSFDVNYRVDLWHDRAEAAGILLDLARGSDLVFVGADEAEAAWGVTGGPAAIRATLPEPRLLVVKEGGRGVTVFQREPHDDASGEARAVRRPGAGPAGRFHGSESHDDAAGEAGAVRRPRAGPAVEKARAAGGPPAAGRLHVPDTVTHVPDTVTHVPDTVTHVPDTVTHVPDTVTHVPDTVTHVPALRVDVVAHVGAGDAFAAGFLSATLRGLPVRDRIRHGHLMAAAVLTAPGDLGVPPAREYADRLVALDDDAWGRLRLGPGWTQADRAEEEVRTP, encoded by the coding sequence GTGGACGTCGTCACGCTCGGGGAGTCCATGGTCACGTTCCTGCCCTCCCGGCCGGGGCGTCTCGCCGACGTGCCGTCCTTCGACCGGGGCATCGGCGGAGCGGAGTCCAACGTGGCGTGCGGGTTGGCTGCCGCCGGGCACTCCGTGAAATGGGTCAGCCGGGTGGGCGCGGACGGCTTCGGCCGGCACCTGGTGGAACGCATCGCCGCCCACGGCGTCGACACGAGCGCGGTCCGGACCGACCCGTCCCGGCCCACGGGCATCTACTTCCGTACGGCGGGGGAGCGGGCGCTCACCGCGGACGCGGACCCTGCGCGGGGCGTGGGCGGGGCGAGGGGATCGCGGGGCGCGGACGGCGTGCGTGGCTCGGGGAATCTCCGTGAACCGGACGCCGCCGGGGTCTCCGACAGGGCGGGGGTCTCCGACAGGGCGGGGGTCTCCGACAGGGCCGGGGTCTCCGACAGCGCGGGGGTCTCCGACAGCGGCGCTGAGGGCGACCTGCCTGCCGAGGTCGCCTACTACCGCACGGGTTCCGCCGCCTCCGCGATGTCCCCCGCCAACATGCCGGGTGAGGAGATCCGTTCCGGCCGTGTGCTCCACCTCTCCGGCATCACCGCCGCCCTCTCCGACGACTGCCTCGCCCTTCTCCGCGACCTCACGGCTCCCCGCCCCGGCCGCCCCCTCGTCTCCTTCGACGTCAACTACCGCGTCGACCTCTGGCACGACCGGGCCGAGGCGGCCGGGATCCTGCTCGACCTGGCCCGCGGCAGCGACCTGGTCTTCGTGGGCGCCGACGAGGCCGAGGCCGCCTGGGGCGTCACCGGCGGCCCCGCGGCGATCCGCGCGACGCTGCCCGAGCCGCGCCTGCTGGTCGTCAAGGAGGGCGGCCGGGGCGTCACCGTCTTCCAGCGCGAGCCGCACGACGACGCATCCGGCGAAGCCAGGGCCGTCCGCCGTCCGGGAGCCGGCCCGGCCGGCCGGTTCCACGGCAGCGAGTCGCACGACGACGCGGCCGGCGAAGCCGGTGCTGTCCGTCGCCCGAGAGCCGGCCCGGCCGTCGAGAAGGCGCGGGCGGCGGGCGGGCCCCCGGCAGCCGGTCGGCTCCACGTCCCTGACACCGTCACCCACGTCCCCGACACCGTCACCCACGTCCCTGACACCGTCACCCACGTCCCTGACACCGTCACCCACGTCCCCGACACCGTCACCCACGTCCCCGACACCGTCACCCACGTCCCCGCCCTCCGTGTCGACGTCGTCGCCCACGTCGGCGCCGGGGACGCGTTCGCCGCCGGTTTCCTGTCCGCGACCCTTCGCGGGCTCCCCGTGCGGGACCGCATCCGGCACGGGCATCTCATGGCCGCCGCCGTGCTCACCGCGCCCGGGGATCTCGGGGTGCCTCCGGCCCGCGAGTACGCCGACCGGCTGGTGGCGCTGGACGACGACGCGTGGGGGAGACTTCGACTCGGCCCCGGCTGGACGCAAGCCGATCGGGCCGAGGAGGAGGTACGTACCCCATGA
- a CDS encoding amino acid deaminase codes for MAAGTPTDPASEGAHRLSALAEEPVDHRFKGLPPDADGLTVGELTAQRRNLFTDGFTTPVLALSAERLEHNLQLMETYANRHGLAFAPHGKTSMAPQLFHRQIEYGAWGITLAVPHQVRVARAFGIQRVFLANELVDPAALTWVASQLAADPAFQLICYVDSVRGVELMDAALRASGSGSTRPVDVVVELAAGDGARTGVRTETECAAVADAVAATDTLRLVGVAGYEGEVPDATPERVHAWLRRLTALAADFDKAGRFAGAGLDEIVVSAGGSAWFDAVADVFDGIPELSLPVLKLLRSGAYVSHDDGHYHRITPFNRVPEEGALHPAFRLWAQVVSRPSPEQAFVNAGKRDAAYDLDLPFAQVIRSGGEERPATGITVTGLSDQHGWLRTTPEADVRVGDWVGLGLSHPCTSFDKWQLIPLVEADGTVVDYVRTFF; via the coding sequence ATGGCTGCCGGTACCCCCACCGACCCCGCCTCAGAAGGCGCCCACCGACTCTCCGCGCTCGCCGAGGAGCCCGTCGACCACCGCTTCAAGGGCCTCCCTCCCGACGCCGACGGTCTGACCGTCGGCGAGCTGACCGCCCAGCGCCGCAACCTCTTCACCGACGGCTTCACCACCCCCGTCCTCGCCCTCTCCGCCGAGCGCCTGGAGCACAACCTCCAGCTCATGGAGACGTACGCGAACCGCCACGGCCTCGCCTTCGCCCCGCACGGCAAGACCTCGATGGCACCCCAGCTCTTCCACCGCCAGATCGAGTACGGGGCGTGGGGCATCACCCTCGCCGTACCGCACCAGGTCCGCGTGGCGCGCGCCTTCGGCATCCAACGGGTCTTCCTGGCCAACGAGTTGGTGGACCCGGCCGCGCTGACGTGGGTCGCCTCGCAGCTCGCCGCCGACCCGGCCTTCCAGCTCATCTGCTACGTCGACTCCGTACGCGGCGTCGAGCTGATGGACGCGGCCCTGCGCGCGTCCGGAAGCGGATCCACCCGCCCCGTGGACGTCGTCGTCGAGCTGGCCGCGGGCGACGGCGCCCGCACCGGCGTCCGTACGGAGACGGAATGCGCGGCCGTCGCGGACGCGGTGGCCGCGACGGACACGCTGCGCCTGGTGGGCGTGGCGGGTTACGAGGGCGAAGTGCCGGACGCGACTCCGGAGCGCGTGCACGCGTGGCTCCGCCGCCTCACCGCACTCGCCGCCGACTTCGACAAGGCGGGCCGCTTCGCCGGAGCGGGCCTCGACGAGATCGTGGTCAGCGCGGGCGGCAGCGCCTGGTTCGACGCGGTCGCCGACGTCTTCGACGGGATCCCCGAACTCTCCCTCCCCGTACTGAAGTTGCTGCGCTCCGGCGCGTACGTCTCGCACGACGACGGCCACTACCACCGGATCACCCCCTTCAACCGCGTCCCCGAGGAGGGCGCCCTCCACCCCGCCTTCCGCCTCTGGGCCCAGGTCGTCTCCCGCCCTTCCCCCGAGCAGGCCTTCGTCAACGCGGGCAAGCGGGACGCGGCGTACGACCTGGACCTCCCGTTCGCCCAGGTCATCCGCTCCGGCGGCGAAGAGCGCCCGGCGACCGGCATCACGGTCACCGGACTCTCCGACCAGCACGGCTGGCTCCGTACGACTCCGGAGGCGGATGTGCGCGTGGGCGACTGGGTCGGCCTCGGCCTCTCCCACCCCTGCACGTCGTTCGACAAGTGGCAGCTGATCCCGCTGGTGGAGGCGGACGGCACGGTGGTGGACTACGTCCGCACGTTCTTCTAG